The Hordeum vulgare subsp. vulgare chromosome 7H, MorexV3_pseudomolecules_assembly, whole genome shotgun sequence DNA window ACGACGGCGCCCTAGATTTGGGGATGCAGCGGCGCATCAGGGCCTGATTGGGGCCGATCTGGGCTCAGCGGGCCCGCTCGTCCTGGACTGCTCGACAGGGTGCACCGGGCGCAAGTGGTGGTGCTGCTGCCTTGAGGGAGCAGAGGTTTTGAGGCGGCGGTGGTCGGTAGGGAGAGCTAGAGAGGAATGGCGCCACCCTCTGGTGGTCGTTGCATTCTTCGGTTTTTAGGCCGGCATGACGTGTTGTGGCAGGTGATGGCGTGAGGGTATGGTGACCGGCGGGTGATGAATGGCGCCGCCGATGGGCATTGCATCCACCGGACCGATGTGGGGGTGCGGAAGAAGGATTGGCAGCACGTCGGTCTGTCATGGGTGTTGCTTGAGGTGGCcatcgtcccccccccccccccccccgccaacgGTATGGAATGGCCTCCCGTTGGTGGTGTGCTCTTGCTGCTAGCTCTCAATGGCATGTGTGTGGATCGTGGGGATGATGTTGGGTTGGAAGAAATTCGATGTTGTTGCAGACGACGGCGACGCCCGCGGGCATCGTCACCTTCTTGAAGACGTTATCTAGGCCCTTATCATCCTCCTCCCGTGCAACAGGGAAAACCCCAAATCCAGCTTGCTTGTTcaggcagtggtggcgctagcgcgTCGTTAACTTCTTGGAGGCACTGTTCGGGTTGCTCGTGGAGTCCTACGACAGTGCTTGGTTCTAGAGTTGGCCTCCACTTAAAGCGTCGGCCCCTAGGGCGCAATGTACATTGATGCGACATCTCTTCGATGACGCTTTCCTCAGGTCCAGTCGCGTCGTGTTGTCCACTCGCCACTCTCTTTTCGGCGCCATGGATGGATTGTACGTTGACACACGCTTGTCTAGGGTTTGGATTGTGCTTCGAGTTGTTTGCTTCAGTTGTGAAGCGGTCTTGTGGCTCTGTGTCCTAACCTCTCGCCATCTTGGCAGGCTTTAAGCAAGGCTTGCCCTTGTTGTTGTGTGTGTGGTTGTGCGTTGTAAGCCGATTGACAAAATTTGTATGGTTTTTGGGTCCGCTTTTCTTATAAACCGGACCCATCTTTCATCCGTTCAATGAATTTAGCAGTGATCCTCCTCACATTCAAAAACCATTTTTGTATGTATAATTTCGTAGTAATGCATGTATATTATGCTAGTTTTTATAGAAAAGCGAGAAGCTTGTTTTATCCTAGAAGAGTGAGAAACAAGGTTGAAATATTCATTTCCATGTGTAGATGGCCATCTACAGGGTCAACAGGGGTGTATATTCCTCCCGGAACTCAATTCGGAGTCGGCAAAAGATGACTCAATATAATCACAGCACGGCAGCAGCCAGCAGGCATCGCGCTTACATTAACACACCGCGAGATTCTCTCCAAAGGCTAAAGTCCAAACCCTAATCCCTGAAGTCGATCGATCGGCCATGACGCTGCGGTCGCGGCCGCAGGCCGAGACCTGGTCCAGGGACCTGAGGAGCGGCGAGTCCACGAGGTTTCCCTTGAGCGCCAGCCAGAAGGCGGCAGTCAGCAAagccgagctcgtcgtcgtcgacCGGGAGGCGACAGCCGGAGCCGGCCAGAGCGTGCGCGTGGCCGTACGCGCCAGCACCGGCGAGGAGATGCAGTGGTTCGTGCTGTCGGCAGACAGGCCCCTCGTGAGGCTGGGGGCGTCCCTGACGTGGATGAGCCGGGAGTTCTCGCTGGACCGGGAGGCGCACACCGCTGCCCACGCCGTCGTTCGGTTACACGGTGTCACTTATACAATGCCGCGTGAACCCGGGACGGCGGACGACGAGCTCGATATGAGCTGCTGCCCCGGCCACGACGAGCTCGTGCAGATGGAGTACGTCCCTGAGGGCCGGTTTCTGGGAGGCCCGGCGCCGTGGTTCGCCGCCGCGGGGTGCACGGCCGGCTGCATGCGGGTCGCCGCCGTCGAGAAGGAGgaccaagaagaaggagaagcaggcagCAAGCAGATCATGGTGCTCTACCGTTACGCCGCTTTCTCGGTGTCATCGGACGGCGTGGTGGCGCGAGGCAGCACCAAGGCGCACCTGCTCCGGTTCATCGCCACCGGCGACCACACGGCGAGGTCGCTGGCGTGGGCCGGATCGTCTCTGGTCCGGCTGATATACCCCGGTCGCTTCAGCGAGCAGCTCCTGGAGCTATGGTCGAGCCTGGCGGCGCAGGTGAGCGCGCTGCCGCCCGCCGCGCGCGTCGAGGTGTTCGTCGACGTCGGCATCCTCCTCCGGAGATCGGACTACACGGCCGAGCGCGTGGAGCGGATGCGCCCCTCTCTGGAGCGCATGGTGGAGGAGCCGTGGCCCGTGCGCTTCACCGGCATGGAGCTGCACCTGCCGGAGCCGATGCGGCGCAAGCGCAACAATGATAATGACGAGGCCGCCATCGACGACGATGACACGGACGCCGGTGAACGGCCAGCGAAGCGAAGGAGGGTCGTCGCCGCCGGGGAGGATTGCCCCGTTTGCTTGCAGCTCCTCGAGGGCGACGACCTCGCCGCGTGGCCCAGATGCAGCAAGCCCCACGTCTTCCATGGCGCGTGCTTGGAGCGCGTGCTCGTGGAGAGCAAGACGTGCCCTATGTGCAGGCACAAGCTATACATACAACCCAAACGACGTTCGACAAGCTAGTCTTCAGAAATTATTTGTTTGCTGAAAGATAAACTTTCTTGCGTTTCATGGTCAGTTCATCAATGAATGAATCATGTCAACTGTATTTGATTTGAATATAAATCTCTGTAACTGAACAATTGGGTCTAATGGAAGTGAAAATTGCTTGTTCAATCATGTAATTATTATGCACAAACTATTTTTGGGAAATTCATATGCATCAACTGAACATTCATTTAGAAGTAGTGTTTCTAGATGACAAGGTCATCCTGCAGCTCCGCAGCCCTCTCCCACATCTTTGTTAGCTCGTCTAAGCCTGCCGCACCCGTCGTTAGTTCAGTTAAGTTCAGAGAATAAGCTAGTTACTTAGTTTTTTCCCGCCTGGTTTTCAGCTAGGTTAGTTTGCTTTCAGTTATAGCACCAGAAGACGCGGGATGTGCGATCTCTGGCGCGATGGTAGCGTCGACCGAGAGTGCTCGAGGACGTGGGATGGCACGACCTAGTAGCTGAGCATTACTCGCGACATGATCGGATCTCACTGAATAAAGGGAGAAAGAACAGAAAAGCTGCACCCA harbors:
- the LOC123407398 gene encoding uncharacterized protein LOC123407398, producing the protein MSREFSLDREAHTAAHAVVRLHGVTYTMPREPGTADDELDMSCCPGHDELVQMEYVPEGRFLGGPAPWFAAAGCTAGCMRVAAVEKEDQEEGEAGSKQIMVLYRYAAFSVSSDGVVARGSTKAHLLRFIATGDHTARSLAWAGSSLVRLIYPGRFSEQLLELWSSLAAQVSALPPAARVEVFVDVGILLRRSDYTAERVERMRPSLERMVEEPWPVRFTGMELHLPEPMRRKRNNDNDEAAIDDDDTDAGERPAKRRRVVAAGEDCPVCLQLLEGDDLAAWPRCSKPHVFHGACLERVLVESKTCPMCRHKLYIQPKRRSTS